One genomic region from Prochlorococcus marinus CUG1433 encodes:
- a CDS encoding NifU family protein: MSTETLSLTNENVEKVLDELRPFLISDGGNVEIAEIDGPIVKVRLQGACGSCPSSTMTLKMGIERKLKEMIPEISEVVQVL; encoded by the coding sequence ATGAGTACTGAAACACTCTCGCTGACAAATGAAAATGTAGAAAAAGTCCTTGACGAGCTTAGACCTTTTTTAATATCTGATGGAGGCAATGTAGAAATAGCAGAAATAGATGGTCCAATTGTCAAAGTCAGACTTCAAGGTGCATGTGGTAGTTGTCCAAGTAGTACTATGACTCTAAAAATGGGTATTGAAAGAAAGTTAAAAGAAATGATTCCTGAAATAAGCGAAGTAGTCCAGGTTTTATAG
- a CDS encoding malate:quinone oxidoreductase, translating into MTSFKNSTDNISYFDAVLVGTGIMSSTLALLISEVLPDINILIIEKLNSPGSESTGALNNAGTGHAANCELNYTPLDEKGNIKIDKALSINRSFERSMSLWASLYEAGKIDIKKFLKFIPHISFVTGQDNISFLKKRFQKMTENPEFNDMEFSTSFDEISSWAPLITKDRNPFAKIAATRISRGTDINFEALTKEYLSLVSLNNNVEIRYKTELLDLKKIDRKKWELEISSEGITTSIRTGYVFLGAGGKTINYLQKSKIPEANSYGGFPVSGKWLICEKKDLTEKHNSKVYGKADIGSPPMSVPHLDTRWIDNRKLLLYGPFAGFTTKFLKQSSYLDLFSSIKKNNIFSMLDVGYKNKDLINYLISQSLKNHNSRVENLKNMMPSANPSDWYLKNAGQRVQIIKKTKGGGSLKFGTEIVNSSDGSLSALLGASPGASTAVSIMVEVLEKSVLFLNDKHNLQKKINELIYPELSASQNDSTFIKDIKKRNNSIFGFHP; encoded by the coding sequence GTGACTTCATTTAAAAATTCCACTGACAATATTAGCTATTTTGATGCAGTCTTGGTTGGAACAGGGATAATGAGCAGTACTTTAGCGCTTTTAATTTCCGAAGTTTTACCAGATATAAACATTCTTATTATAGAAAAATTAAATTCTCCAGGAAGTGAAAGTACTGGCGCTTTAAATAATGCAGGAACAGGACATGCTGCTAATTGCGAGCTAAATTATACACCTTTAGATGAAAAAGGAAATATAAAAATAGATAAAGCGCTCTCAATAAATCGTTCTTTTGAAAGATCTATGTCTTTGTGGGCCTCATTGTATGAAGCAGGGAAAATTGATATTAAAAAGTTTTTAAAATTTATTCCTCATATAAGCTTTGTGACTGGTCAGGATAATATTTCTTTTTTAAAAAAAAGGTTTCAGAAAATGACCGAAAATCCTGAATTTAATGATATGGAATTTTCTACATCTTTTGATGAAATTTCATCATGGGCTCCCTTAATAACAAAGGATAGGAATCCATTTGCCAAAATTGCTGCTACCAGGATAAGTAGAGGAACAGATATTAATTTTGAGGCTCTCACAAAAGAGTATTTGTCATTAGTTTCTTTAAACAATAATGTTGAAATTAGATACAAAACAGAATTATTAGATTTAAAGAAAATTGATAGAAAAAAATGGGAACTAGAAATTAGTTCAGAAGGTATAACAACTTCAATTAGAACTGGCTATGTTTTTCTTGGTGCTGGTGGAAAAACAATTAATTATTTACAAAAATCGAAAATTCCAGAAGCAAATAGTTATGGCGGATTTCCTGTTAGTGGGAAATGGCTTATTTGCGAGAAAAAAGATCTAACAGAAAAACATAACTCAAAAGTTTATGGTAAGGCTGATATTGGATCGCCACCAATGTCTGTGCCTCATTTAGATACAAGATGGATTGATAATAGAAAACTTCTTTTATACGGACCTTTTGCTGGATTTACAACAAAATTTCTAAAGCAAAGTTCTTACTTAGACTTATTTAGTTCAATTAAAAAGAATAATATTTTTTCTATGTTAGACGTTGGTTACAAGAACAAAGATTTAATTAATTATTTAATATCACAATCATTAAAGAACCATAACTCGAGAGTTGAGAATTTGAAGAATATGATGCCATCAGCTAATCCTTCAGATTGGTATTTAAAAAATGCTGGTCAAAGAGTTCAAATAATTAAAAAAACTAAAGGTGGTGGCTCTTTGAAATTTGGAACGGAGATTGTGAATTCATCTGATGGATCATTGTCTGCTTTGTTAGGGGCATCCCCAGGTGCGAGCACTGCGGTTTCAATTATGGTTGAGGTTCTAGAAAAATCCGTTTTATTTTTAAACGACAAGCATAATCTTCAGAAAAAAATAAATGAGTTAATTTATCCAGAATTATCGGCCTCTCAAAATGACAGTACCTTCATAAAAGACATCAAAAAAAGAAATAATTCAATTTTTGGTTTCCATCCATAA
- a CDS encoding aminotransferase class V-fold PLP-dependent enzyme, with amino-acid sequence MRNNLRDQIPALKNKYYFNYGGQGPLPKSSLEEIIKSWEIIQDLGPFTNDMWPFIYKEILTTKRIIAQKLGINSKNVALTENISSGMILPFWGIKVEEGEELLISDCEHPGVVAASREFCRRNKLILKILPIQKIKNLNDENIISEILKNLNSKTRILIISHILWNFGYKIPLKQISIELKNNRENSYLLVDGAQTFGHINIEEEVFYSDLYSITSHKWACGPEGLGAIYLSDRFIYETDPTIIGWKSLKKEQGIYEPSDNLFHDDARKFEVATSCIPLLAGLRNSLDLLDKDCPEKDKSKNIKKLSEKLWDKLNQLNEVELVLDKKYLNGIVSFNIDNIEDKDKFVKKLGEKKIWIRVLEDPKWFRACVHQMTTEAEIDLLSEEIKKILTQSL; translated from the coding sequence ATGAGAAATAATCTAAGAGATCAAATACCAGCATTAAAAAATAAGTATTATTTCAACTATGGTGGTCAAGGGCCATTACCAAAATCTTCTCTAGAAGAAATAATTAAATCTTGGGAAATTATTCAAGATTTAGGACCATTTACAAATGATATGTGGCCTTTTATTTACAAAGAAATATTGACCACAAAAAGAATCATTGCACAAAAATTAGGAATCAATTCAAAGAATGTAGCTTTAACCGAGAATATCTCTTCCGGTATGATTTTGCCCTTTTGGGGAATAAAAGTAGAAGAGGGGGAAGAGTTGTTAATAAGTGACTGTGAACATCCTGGAGTGGTTGCTGCAAGTCGAGAATTTTGCAGAAGAAATAAATTAATATTGAAAATTTTGCCAATCCAAAAAATTAAAAATCTAAATGACGAAAATATAATTTCAGAGATTTTAAAAAATCTAAATAGTAAGACTAGGATCCTAATTATTTCTCATATATTATGGAACTTTGGATATAAAATTCCTTTAAAACAAATTTCAATCGAATTAAAAAATAATCGAGAAAACTCTTATTTACTTGTTGATGGGGCTCAAACCTTTGGGCACATAAACATTGAAGAAGAAGTTTTTTATTCTGATTTATATTCAATTACTTCTCATAAATGGGCATGTGGTCCAGAAGGACTTGGAGCCATTTATTTATCAGATCGATTTATTTATGAAACAGATCCAACAATAATTGGTTGGAAATCATTAAAAAAAGAACAAGGAATTTATGAGCCTTCAGATAATCTTTTTCATGATGATGCAAGGAAATTTGAAGTAGCCACGTCTTGTATTCCTTTACTTGCTGGACTCCGGAATTCTTTAGATCTTTTGGATAAAGACTGCCCTGAAAAAGATAAATCTAAAAATATCAAAAAATTAAGTGAAAAACTTTGGGATAAATTGAATCAATTAAATGAAGTTGAATTAGTTTTAGATAAAAAATACTTAAATGGGATAGTTAGTTTTAATATCGACAATATCGAAGATAAAGATAAATTTGTGAAGAAACTTGGAGAAAAAAAAATTTGGATTAGAGTTTTAGAAGATCCAAAATGGTTTAGAGCATGCGTACAT
- the lepA gene encoding elongation factor 4: MTDISVSKIRNFCIIAHIDHGKSTLADRLLQDTGTVQQRDMQEQFLDSMDLERERGITIKLQAARMKYEAEDSQEYVLNLIDTPGHVDFSYEVSRSLQACEGALLVVDASQGVEAQTLANVYLALENNLEIIPVLNKVDLPGADAEKIKREIEEIIGLDTSNAINCSAKTGVGIKDILEAIVRRVPPPQDEIKLPTKALIFDSYYDPYRGVIVYFRVISGSLNKREKILLMASKKNYELDEIGIMAPDQQQVDELHAGEVGYLAASIKSVADARVGDTITLLNSPANDPLPGYKTANPMVFCGLFPTDADQFPDLRVSLEKLQLSDAALKYEPETSSAMGFGFRCGFLGLLHMEIVQERLEREYDLDLIVTAPSVIYKVNLNQQEHIFIDNPSTIPDPQLRESIEEPYVKMEIYAPNEFNGTLMGLCQERRGVFIDMKYITTDRVTLIYEIPLAEVVTDFFDQMKSRTQGYASMEYHLIGYRKNDLVRLDVLINSERADPLTSIVHKEKAYGIGRSLVEKLKELIPKQQFKIPIQASIGSRIIASESISALRKDVLSKCYGGDISRKKKLLKKQAKGKKRMKAMGKVEVPQEAFMAVLKLNQ, encoded by the coding sequence ATGACTGATATATCTGTTTCAAAAATAAGAAATTTCTGCATAATCGCTCATATTGACCATGGTAAATCTACCCTTGCCGATAGGTTACTCCAAGATACTGGTACTGTTCAGCAAAGGGATATGCAAGAACAATTTTTGGACAGTATGGACCTTGAAAGAGAGAGAGGAATTACTATCAAGTTGCAGGCCGCTAGGATGAAATATGAAGCTGAAGATTCTCAAGAATATGTTTTGAACTTAATAGATACCCCAGGGCATGTTGATTTTTCTTACGAGGTTAGTAGATCACTTCAAGCTTGTGAAGGAGCTTTACTGGTGGTTGATGCAAGTCAGGGAGTAGAAGCTCAAACCTTAGCTAATGTTTATCTCGCCTTAGAAAATAATCTTGAAATAATTCCTGTTTTAAATAAAGTTGATTTACCAGGTGCTGATGCTGAAAAAATAAAACGAGAAATAGAGGAGATTATTGGACTTGATACATCTAATGCAATAAATTGTTCAGCAAAAACTGGAGTTGGTATTAAAGATATTTTGGAAGCAATCGTAAGAAGAGTACCTCCTCCTCAAGATGAAATTAAACTACCTACAAAGGCTCTCATTTTTGATTCTTATTATGATCCATACAGAGGAGTTATTGTCTATTTCAGAGTAATATCTGGATCTCTTAATAAGAGAGAAAAGATATTATTAATGGCGAGTAAAAAAAATTATGAACTTGATGAAATAGGAATAATGGCACCTGATCAGCAGCAAGTTGATGAATTGCATGCAGGAGAAGTTGGTTATTTAGCTGCTTCTATAAAATCAGTCGCTGATGCGAGAGTGGGAGATACGATTACTCTTTTAAATTCTCCTGCCAATGATCCTTTGCCTGGTTATAAGACAGCAAATCCTATGGTTTTTTGCGGCTTATTTCCTACTGATGCTGATCAATTCCCAGATTTAAGAGTATCTCTTGAAAAATTACAATTATCTGATGCTGCTTTAAAATATGAGCCCGAAACCAGCAGCGCAATGGGCTTCGGATTTAGGTGCGGATTCTTAGGACTTCTTCATATGGAGATCGTACAAGAAAGATTAGAAAGAGAATATGATTTGGATCTAATCGTAACGGCACCATCGGTTATCTATAAGGTTAATTTAAATCAACAGGAACATATCTTTATTGATAATCCTTCTACAATTCCTGATCCACAACTTAGAGAATCAATAGAAGAGCCTTATGTAAAAATGGAAATTTATGCTCCCAATGAATTTAATGGAACATTAATGGGCTTATGTCAGGAAAGGAGGGGAGTATTTATAGATATGAAATACATAACAACAGATCGAGTTACTTTAATTTACGAAATTCCATTAGCAGAAGTAGTTACAGATTTCTTTGATCAAATGAAAAGTAGGACCCAAGGTTATGCATCAATGGAATATCATTTGATTGGCTATAGAAAGAATGACCTTGTTAGGTTAGATGTTCTAATAAACTCAGAAAGAGCAGATCCATTAACTTCTATTGTTCATAAGGAAAAGGCCTATGGAATTGGCAGAAGTTTAGTTGAGAAATTAAAAGAACTTATTCCAAAACAACAATTTAAAATACCTATTCAAGCATCAATCGGTAGCAGGATTATTGCAAGTGAAAGTATAAGTGCTTTACGAAAAGATGTTTTATCTAAATGTTATGGAGGAGATATTTCTAGGAAAAAGAAACTTTTAAAGAAACAAGCCAAAGGTAAAAAGAGGATGAAGGCGATGGGTAAAGTTGAAGTTCCTCAAGAAGCTTTTATGGCAGTCCTAAAATTAAACCAGTAA
- a CDS encoding methyltransferase domain-containing protein, whose amino-acid sequence MSESCCNTNTSKKTPNQLDHKDAIQERYGSAALEKESCLCTPVGFNPALLEAIPQEVIERDYGCGDPTKYVQKNDIVLDLGSGSGKNAFICAQIVGKEGKVIGVDQNPDMLSLSRSASKEVTKNIGFNNTEFIKGSIEKLDELDKDLNPLIADKSVDIILSNCVLNLVSPESRNNLLKNIKRVLNDNGRIAISDIVSNKKVPLRLQNDHDLWTGCISGAWYEPEFISDFKKLGFKNLEFAERSAEPWKVIEDIEFRTVTLVGKI is encoded by the coding sequence ATGTCTGAAAGTTGCTGTAATACAAACACATCGAAAAAAACACCTAATCAACTAGATCATAAAGATGCGATTCAAGAAAGATATGGATCAGCCGCATTAGAAAAAGAGAGTTGTCTTTGTACACCAGTTGGCTTTAATCCCGCTTTACTTGAAGCAATTCCTCAAGAGGTTATTGAAAGAGACTACGGATGTGGTGATCCAACAAAATATGTTCAAAAAAATGATATTGTCTTAGATCTTGGAAGTGGTAGCGGAAAAAATGCTTTTATTTGTGCCCAAATTGTTGGAAAAGAAGGGAAAGTTATTGGAGTTGATCAGAATCCTGATATGCTTTCTTTATCTAGATCAGCCTCTAAAGAAGTTACAAAAAATATAGGTTTCAACAATACAGAATTTATTAAAGGATCAATTGAAAAACTTGATGAATTAGATAAAGATTTAAATCCATTAATCGCCGACAAATCAGTTGATATTATTTTAAGTAATTGCGTTTTAAACTTGGTAAGTCCAGAATCTAGAAATAACCTTCTAAAAAACATAAAGAGAGTTTTAAATGATAATGGAAGAATTGCAATTAGCGATATTGTCTCTAACAAAAAAGTTCCTTTAAGATTGCAAAATGATCATGATCTATGGACAGGATGTATTAGTGGAGCATGGTATGAGCCTGAGTTTATAAGTGATTTTAAAAAACTTGGTTTTAAAAATTTAGAATTTGCAGAAAGAAGTGCTGAACCTTGGAAAGTAATTGAGGATATTGAATTTAGAACAGTAACTTTAGTAGGCAAAATTTAA
- a CDS encoding DUF4278 domain-containing protein, with translation MTTLTYRGKNYVQNKEAVKKQLVELTYRRNVYTNRLDDASSSNEKAELNYRGVNYTK, from the coding sequence ATGACTACTTTAACTTACAGAGGTAAAAACTACGTTCAAAATAAAGAAGCTGTTAAAAAGCAACTTGTTGAACTTACCTACAGAAGAAACGTATACACCAACAGATTGGATGACGCTTCTTCAAGTAATGAAAAAGCAGAATTAAATTACAGAGGTGTAAATTACACTAAATAA